GAAATATTGTCATATGAGCTCCAGACAATAAACTCACACCCAAAACATCAACATCCTCTTGGACGGCTGAAATCACAACTTCCTCAGGGGTACGATGCAGCCCAGTATAAATAACCTCCATACCGGCATCTCGCAGGCAACGGGCAACAATCTTTACGCCACGATCATGGCCGTCCAACCCCACCTTAGCAATCAAGACACGTATTACCTCGACAGCATCATCGTCAGCACTTCTTTCAACCATTTCAAAAGGCCCTTGACTAAATAGCTACTTGATCAACCTTCCGCCACTATACCCGCTGGATACCACAACACTACTGTTCATGCTCATTTATTTTTCTTTGGGCATCATCCCAACTTCCCAAGGCC
The Rhodospirillaceae bacterium DNA segment above includes these coding regions:
- a CDS encoding methylmalonyl-CoA mutase is translated as MVERSADDDAVEVIRVLIAKVGLDGHDRGVKIVARCLRDAGMEVIYTGLHRTPEEVVISAVQEDVDVLGVSLLSGAHMTIFPKLLKLLQDHEAEDILLLGGGVMSDEDANTLRDMGVSEILLQDTPPEKIVETVKKLVAERGPR